A region of Gloeocapsa sp. PCC 73106 DNA encodes the following proteins:
- the minD gene encoding septum site-determining protein MinD: protein MTRIIVITSGKGGVGKTTISANLGMTIASLGRKVILVDADFGLRNLDLILGLENRIVYTAVEVIEGECRLEQALVKDKRQGNLFLLPAAQNRTKDAVNPQQMKELIGKLTNLADYIIVDCPAGIENGFQNAIAGAKEALIVTTPEVASVRDADRVIGLLEAHGIRRIQLIINRIKPEMVQVNEMMSPEDILEILAIPLIGLIPDDQRVIVSSNRGEPLILSEKLSIPAIAFNNIARRLEGEKVPFLDLMAMHDNILNRLRRFFKG, encoded by the coding sequence ATGACTCGAATCATCGTTATTACTTCCGGAAAAGGAGGTGTGGGTAAAACCACTATCTCTGCTAACTTAGGTATGACCATAGCAAGCCTTGGACGAAAAGTTATTCTTGTTGACGCTGATTTTGGCTTGAGAAATTTAGACTTAATTTTAGGATTAGAAAATCGGATTGTTTATACTGCGGTAGAAGTGATTGAGGGAGAATGTCGTCTGGAGCAAGCTTTAGTTAAAGATAAGCGTCAAGGTAACCTATTTTTACTACCGGCGGCGCAAAATCGCACCAAAGACGCAGTCAATCCACAACAAATGAAAGAGTTGATCGGTAAGTTGACTAACTTGGCTGACTATATCATAGTCGATTGTCCCGCAGGTATTGAAAACGGCTTTCAAAACGCGATCGCCGGGGCTAAAGAAGCGCTTATAGTCACTACCCCTGAAGTTGCTTCCGTTAGAGACGCCGATCGCGTCATTGGGTTGTTAGAAGCTCATGGAATTAGACGGATCCAATTAATCATCAACCGGATTAAACCGGAAATGGTTCAGGTTAATGAAATGATGTCTCCAGAAGATATTTTGGAAATTTTGGCTATTCCTCTGATCGGTTTAATTCCCGATGACCAAAGAGTTATTGTTTCTAGTAATCGAGGTGAACCCCTGATCTTATCTGAAAAACTTTCTATACCGGCGATCGCTTTTAATAACATCGCTCGACGTCTAGAAGGAGAAAAAGTACCCTTTCTAGATCTAATGGCTATGCACGATAATATTCTTAATCGTCTGCGCCGTTTTTTCAAAGGATAA
- the minC gene encoding septum site-determining protein MinC, with translation MNSSPTPLVNFSSQLRLKREENKLLLSLPQVEQEETSLDWVELCQELQSRLEITEGTWQPDTLVYLMAGEHLVDSRQLQMLAAILDQVKLKLTWVCTSRRQTAVAAATAGYSIEQQLSRDSLTSSEPPSTPIMADPLYLETTIRSGVEIRHPGNVVIVGDLNPGGSIIALGDIIIWGKLKGTAHAGAQGNRKCRIMALKMEPTQLRIADLVARAPDSSPAQLEPEVAYITKQGICIAKAVKFAKTHTFSLEAKGWMDSETNTINNSKAK, from the coding sequence ATGAACTCTTCACCTACCCCTTTAGTCAATTTTTCATCACAACTACGTTTAAAGCGCGAGGAAAACAAACTCTTGTTATCGTTACCCCAAGTTGAACAAGAGGAAACTTCTCTCGATTGGGTTGAACTTTGTCAAGAGTTACAAAGCCGTCTGGAAATAACCGAAGGGACTTGGCAACCAGATACCCTCGTCTATCTCATGGCAGGAGAACATTTGGTAGACAGTAGACAATTACAAATGCTAGCAGCAATTCTAGATCAAGTCAAATTAAAATTAACTTGGGTTTGCACTAGTAGGCGTCAAACTGCGGTAGCTGCGGCTACAGCGGGTTACTCTATCGAACAACAATTATCTCGTGATTCTTTAACGAGTTCTGAACCTCCATCTACTCCGATTATGGCTGATCCTCTATACTTAGAAACAACCATCCGCTCAGGAGTTGAAATACGTCATCCTGGCAATGTAGTCATTGTTGGGGATCTCAATCCAGGGGGTAGTATAATCGCCCTAGGAGATATTATAATCTGGGGCAAATTGAAGGGTACAGCTCATGCAGGAGCCCAGGGAAACAGAAAATGCCGGATCATGGCCTTAAAAATGGAACCGACTCAACTCAGAATCGCTGATCTGGTAGCTCGAGCTCCCGATAGTTCTCCCGCTCAATTAGAGCCGGAAGTAGCCTATATTACTAAACAAGGAATTTGCATTGCTAAAGCGGTTAAGTTCGCTAAAACCCATACTTTTTCCCTAGAGGCAAAGGGTTGGATGGATTCTGAAACAAACACTATTAATAACTCAAAAGCGAAATGA
- the minE gene encoding cell division topological specificity factor MinE, with translation MNVITEVIDKFFPGKMPVNSRSEAKRRLKLVIAHDRADLNPEIIESLRQEIIAVVARYVEIDLEEMEFSLENDQRMTYLTANLPIRRVKIPPNLANIE, from the coding sequence ATGAATGTCATTACAGAAGTTATCGACAAGTTCTTTCCAGGTAAAATGCCCGTCAACAGTCGCTCAGAAGCTAAACGCCGTTTAAAATTAGTTATCGCCCATGATCGCGCTGATTTAAATCCAGAAATTATTGAGTCTTTGCGTCAAGAAATTATCGCCGTGGTGGCTCGTTACGTAGAAATTGATCTAGAAGAAATGGAATTTTCCTTAGAAAATGATCAACGTATGACTTATTTGACGGCTAATTTACCCATCCGACGGGTTAAAATTCCACCTAATTTAGCTAATATCGAGTAA